A region from the Pseudopipra pipra isolate bDixPip1 chromosome 8, bDixPip1.hap1, whole genome shotgun sequence genome encodes:
- the HIF1AN gene encoding hypoxia-inducible factor 1-alpha inhibitor, with the protein MAAASSSSSSSSSSSSSSSSSSSPPSSSSSSSAAAAAGCREGPAVATGPGWSDSQFRRYSFETRPIPRLSHSDPRAEELIENEEPVVLTDTNLVYPALKWDLDYLQENIGNGDFSVYSASTHKFLYYDEKKMANFKNFKPKSSREEMKFAEFVDRLKEIQQKGSSERLYLQQTLNDTVGRKIVVDFLGFNWNWINKQQGKRGWGQLTSNLLLIGMEGNVTPAHYDEQQNFFAQIKGYKRCILFPPDQFECLYPYPVHHPCDRQSQVDFDNPDYEKFPNFRNVVGYETVVGPGDVLYIPMYWWHHIESLLNGGITITVNFWYKGAPTPKRIEYPLKAHQKVAIMRNIEKMLGEALGNPQEVGPLLNMMIKGRYD; encoded by the exons ATGGCGGCggcctcgtcctcctcctcctcctcctcctcctcttcttcttcctcttcttcctcttcttcccccccttcttcgtcctcctcctcctcggcgGCGGCAGCTGCGGGCTGCCGGGAGGGCCCGGCGGTGGCGACAGGGCCTGGCTGGAGCGACTCCCAGTTCCGCCGCTACTCGTTCGAGACGCGGCCCATCCCGCGGTTGAGCCACAGCGACCCCCGCGCCGAGGAGCTCATCGAGAACGAG GAGCCTGTGGTGCTGACAGATACGAATCTGGTTTATCCTGCTCTGAAATGGGACCTGGACTACCTCCAGGAAAACATTGGCAATGGGGACTTCTCAGTGTATAGTGCCAGCACACATAAGTTTTTGTACTACGATGAGAAGAAGATGGCCAATTTTAAGAACTTCAAACCCAAGTCGAGCAGGGAGGAGATGAAGTTTGCTGAGTTTGTGGACAGACTCaaagaaatacaacaaaaaGGGAGTTCTGAGAG GCTATATCTGCAGCAAACCTTGAATGACACAGTTGGAAGGAAGATTGTGGTGGATTTCCTTGGCTTCAACTGGAACTGGATTAACAAGCAGCAAGGGAAACGTGGCTGGGGCCAACTGACTTCTAACTTGCTTCTTATTGGCATGGAAG GGAATGTGACACCAGCTCATTATGATGAGCAGCAGAACTTCTTTGCTCAGATTAAGGGTTACAAGAGGTGTATCCTGTTCCCTCCTGATCAGTTTGAATGCCTCTACCCTTATCCTGTGCACCATCCGTGCGACAGACAGAGCCAG GTGGACTTTGACAATCCTGACTATGAGAAGTTTCCAAACTTTCGGAACGTGGTTGGCTATGAGACGGTGGTGGGTCCAGGGGATGTGCTGTACATACCCATGTACTG GTGGCACCACATTGAGTCTCTCCTGAATGGGGGGATTACCATCACTGTGAACTTCTGGTACAAG GGTGCCCCAACCCCAAAGAGAATTGAGTATCCATTAAAGGCTCATCAGAAAGTGGCCATAATGAGGAACATTGAGAAGATGCTGGGAGAAGCCTTAGGAAATCCACAAGAG GTGGGTCCTTTGTTGAATATGATGATTAAGGGACGGTATGACTAA